The following proteins come from a genomic window of Pararhodobacter sp.:
- the hemH gene encoding ferrochelatase, whose amino-acid sequence MTDAQCPIHKDQPGKGRLAHAPADHPAIAPAKVGVLIANLGTPDHYDYWSMRRYLNEFLSDKRVIDIASWKWQPLLQLIILTKRPFTSGANYKSIWNHDKGESPLMTITKDQRAALSERMQAQFGDSVMVEFCMRYGNPSTKSVVRRMVDAGCEKILFFPLYPQNAGATTATANDQFFRALMQEKWQPAARTVPAYFDDPRYIEALAQSVERVWNPMAQKPEVLVASYHGMPKRYLLEGDPYHCQCQKTTRLLRERLGWRDSMIDTTFQSVFGREEWLRPYTVEHVAALAKSGVKRIAVIAPAFAADCIETLEEIEGEIREAFEHAGGESFTYIPCLNDDAAHMDALAAIVQDNLRGWLG is encoded by the coding sequence ATGACCGACGCTCAATGCCCCATTCACAAGGATCAGCCCGGGAAAGGCCGTCTTGCGCATGCGCCCGCGGATCATCCGGCGATTGCGCCTGCCAAGGTCGGGGTGCTGATTGCCAATCTGGGGACGCCGGACCATTACGACTATTGGTCGATGCGGCGCTATCTGAACGAGTTTTTGTCGGACAAGCGGGTCATCGATATCGCCTCGTGGAAATGGCAGCCGCTGCTGCAATTGATTATCCTGACCAAGCGGCCTTTCACCTCGGGCGCGAATTACAAATCCATCTGGAACCACGACAAGGGCGAAAGCCCGTTGATGACGATCACCAAGGACCAACGCGCGGCGCTGTCAGAGCGGATGCAGGCGCAATTTGGTGATTCGGTGATGGTGGAGTTCTGCATGCGCTACGGCAACCCGTCGACGAAATCGGTGGTGCGGCGCATGGTGGACGCGGGTTGCGAAAAAATCCTGTTCTTTCCGCTCTATCCGCAGAATGCGGGGGCAACGACCGCGACCGCCAACGACCAGTTCTTCCGCGCCTTGATGCAGGAAAAATGGCAACCCGCGGCGCGCACCGTGCCCGCTTATTTTGACGACCCCCGGTATATCGAGGCTTTGGCGCAATCGGTGGAGCGCGTCTGGAACCCGATGGCACAAAAACCCGAAGTTCTGGTGGCCTCGTATCACGGAATGCCCAAACGGTATTTGCTCGAGGGCGATCCGTATCATTGCCAGTGCCAGAAAACGACGCGGTTGCTGCGCGAGCGGTTGGGCTGGCGCGACTCAATGATTGATACCACGTTTCAATCGGTTTTCGGCCGCGAGGAGTGGTTGCGGCCCTACACGGTCGAGCATGTGGCGGCGTTGGCGAAATCCGGCGTCAAGCGAATCGCCGTGATTGCACCGGCGTTTGCGGCGGATTGCATTGAAACGCTGGAAGAAATCGAAGGCGAGATTCGCGAGGCGTTCGAGCACGCCGGCGGCGAATCATTTACCTATATCCCCTGCCTCAATGACGACGCCGCGCATATGGATGCGCTTGCCGCCATCGTCCAGGACAACCTGCGCGGCTGGCTGGGGTAA